Proteins encoded by one window of Enterobacter hormaechei subsp. xiangfangensis:
- the yajC gene encoding preprotein translocase subunit YajC, whose amino-acid sequence MSFFISDAVAATGAPAQGSPMSLILMLVVFGLIFYFMILRPQQKRTKEHKNLMNSIAKGDEVLTNGGLVGRVTKVAENGYIAIALNDTTEVVIKRDFVAAVLPKGTMKAL is encoded by the coding sequence ATGAGCTTTTTTATTTCTGATGCGGTAGCAGCAACGGGTGCACCAGCGCAGGGCAGCCCGATGTCTCTGATTCTGATGCTGGTTGTGTTCGGTCTGATCTTCTACTTCATGATCCTGCGTCCACAGCAGAAGCGTACTAAAGAGCACAAAAACCTGATGAACTCCATCGCGAAGGGCGATGAAGTCCTGACCAATGGTGGCCTGGTGGGTCGCGTAACCAAAGTAGCGGAAAACGGCTACATTGCTATCGCCCTCAACGACACCACTGAAGTGGTTATCAAACGTGACTTCGTAGCTGCCGTTCTGCCGAAAGGCACCATGAAGGCGCTGTAA